From a region of the Streptomyces sp. NBC_01454 genome:
- a CDS encoding NAD(P)/FAD-dependent oxidoreductase, with translation MRAGTQVLVIGGGPAGSTAAGLLARQGVQVTLLERETFPRYHIGESILPSCRPILELLGAWDKVEAFGFQPKGGAYFSWGPDEWEVRFAELGADGANAWQVTRADFDKLLLDHSRELGVDVREGVTVKEIEFDGDRPVAARWAGDGTSGRLTFDYLIDASGRRGVMATKYLGSRKFHTVFRNVATWSYWKNAKPLDRGPAGSITVASVPDGWFWAIPLHDGTTSIGLVTGRDTFNRRRRELGGIEAVYSDALRRCPVVHELLADAERVSDFTTEQDYSYTSEAFHGPGYLLCGDAACFLDPLLSTGVHLATYSAMLAAASIGSVLRGEVEESEARAFFDGVYRSAYERLLVLVSVFYESYRGKEFHFYNAQRLSSEDRDALDLQASFDHIITGIADLKDAEDVYRRVRQHLGGAESGDPNPLANLNKEHELKAAPMSPDRAVGGLYLSYRPQLSLRRA, from the coding sequence ATGCGCGCTGGGACCCAGGTTCTGGTCATCGGAGGCGGACCCGCCGGATCGACGGCGGCCGGTCTGCTCGCACGTCAGGGCGTGCAGGTCACCCTGCTGGAGCGGGAGACCTTCCCGCGCTACCACATCGGTGAGTCGATCCTGCCGTCCTGCCGCCCGATCCTCGAACTGCTCGGGGCCTGGGACAAGGTCGAGGCGTTCGGGTTCCAGCCCAAGGGCGGCGCCTACTTCAGCTGGGGTCCGGACGAGTGGGAGGTCCGGTTCGCCGAGCTGGGCGCGGACGGCGCCAACGCCTGGCAGGTCACGCGGGCCGACTTCGACAAGCTGCTGCTCGACCACAGCCGTGAACTGGGTGTGGACGTGCGGGAGGGCGTCACCGTCAAGGAGATCGAGTTCGACGGCGACCGGCCGGTGGCGGCGCGGTGGGCCGGGGACGGCACGAGCGGCCGCCTCACCTTCGACTACCTGATCGACGCGTCGGGACGGCGCGGCGTCATGGCGACCAAGTACCTCGGGTCACGGAAGTTCCACACCGTCTTCCGCAACGTCGCCACCTGGTCGTACTGGAAGAACGCCAAGCCCCTGGACCGGGGCCCGGCCGGCTCGATCACGGTGGCGTCGGTCCCCGACGGATGGTTCTGGGCGATCCCCCTGCACGACGGCACCACCAGCATCGGACTGGTCACCGGCCGCGACACCTTCAACCGCCGGCGCCGCGAGCTGGGCGGCATCGAGGCCGTCTACTCCGACGCGCTGCGCCGGTGTCCCGTCGTGCACGAACTGCTCGCGGACGCGGAGCGGGTGAGCGACTTCACGACCGAGCAGGACTACTCCTACACCAGTGAGGCCTTCCACGGCCCCGGCTACCTGCTCTGCGGGGACGCCGCGTGCTTCCTCGACCCGCTGCTCTCCACCGGGGTGCACCTGGCCACCTACAGTGCCATGCTCGCCGCCGCGTCGATCGGCTCGGTGCTGCGCGGCGAGGTCGAGGAGAGCGAGGCACGGGCCTTCTTCGACGGGGTCTACCGCTCCGCCTACGAGCGGCTGCTGGTCCTGGTGTCGGTCTTCTACGAGAGCTACCGCGGCAAGGAGTTCCACTTCTACAACGCCCAGCGGCTGTCGTCCGAGGACCGCGACGCACTCGACCTCCAGGCGTCCTTCGACCACATCATCACCGGGATCGCCGACCTCAAGGACGCCGAGGACGTCTACCGCAGGGTGCGCCAGCACCTCGGCGGTGCGGAGAGCGGCGACCCCAACCCGCTGGCCAACCTTAACAAGGAGCACGAACTGAAGGCCGCACCGATGAGTCCGGACCGGGCCGTCGGGGGTCTCTATCTGTCCTACCGGCCGCAGTTGTCGCTACGGCGCGCCTGA
- a CDS encoding methyltransferase, which yields MSAAFGAGSLLETAMSFQRAKLLLTGLELGLFDLLAGGPAEEETLGERLGLHPRGTGDFLAALAEAGVLVREGSRYRNGAAAAQFLVRGEPAFLGGFLHVADEVMYPAWGRLADALRTGAPQAATYSRPDMFGELYEDDAKRSAFVRMAEDASRPLIPALAKGFDWAARGAVLELGGCRGNVAAGLVAAHPHLEATVLDLPQLRPEFDAHMRALGTTRRVRFHAADFFTDDLPASEVVMIGHCLVDWTDDQRRALLARVLPAVRPGGAFLIWDPMIVPGDESALRNLVRSLNMQLMTPHGANYRLDDLTGWLREAGFGEVRHEALGQDVTLVTAVRPE from the coding sequence ATGAGCGCGGCGTTCGGGGCCGGCTCGCTGCTGGAGACGGCGATGTCCTTCCAGCGGGCGAAGCTCCTGCTGACCGGTCTGGAGCTCGGGCTCTTCGATCTGCTGGCCGGCGGGCCCGCCGAGGAGGAGACCCTCGGGGAACGGCTCGGTCTGCACCCGCGCGGCACGGGTGACTTCCTGGCCGCGCTGGCCGAGGCGGGGGTGCTGGTCCGCGAGGGGAGCCGCTACCGCAACGGCGCGGCGGCGGCGCAGTTCCTGGTCCGCGGCGAACCGGCCTTCCTGGGCGGCTTCCTGCACGTCGCCGACGAGGTGATGTATCCGGCGTGGGGGCGCCTCGCCGACGCGCTGCGCACCGGTGCGCCGCAGGCCGCGACGTACTCCCGGCCCGACATGTTCGGGGAGTTGTACGAGGACGACGCCAAGCGGTCGGCCTTCGTGCGCATGGCGGAGGACGCCAGCCGCCCGCTGATCCCGGCGCTGGCCAAGGGCTTCGACTGGGCCGCGCGCGGTGCGGTGCTGGAACTGGGCGGCTGCCGGGGGAACGTGGCGGCGGGGCTGGTCGCGGCGCACCCGCACCTGGAGGCGACCGTACTGGATCTCCCGCAGCTCAGGCCGGAGTTCGACGCCCACATGCGCGCCCTGGGCACGACGCGCCGGGTGCGGTTCCACGCGGCCGACTTCTTCACCGACGACCTGCCCGCGTCCGAGGTGGTCATGATCGGGCACTGCCTGGTCGACTGGACGGACGACCAGCGGCGGGCTCTCCTCGCCCGCGTCCTTCCCGCGGTGCGGCCCGGCGGCGCCTTCCTCATCTGGGACCCGATGATCGTCCCCGGCGACGAGAGCGCTCTGCGCAATCTGGTGCGCAGCCTCAACATGCAGCTGATGACGCCGCACGGGGCGAACTACCGGCTGGACGACCTCACCGGCTGGCTTCGGGAGGCGGGGTTCGGCGAGGTCCGGCACGAGGCGCTGGGCCAGGACGTGACCCTGGTGACGGCGGTCCGGCCGGAGTGA
- a CDS encoding DUF1772 domain-containing protein, translated as MNGPAVLAAGVCVTSGLVAGVLFAVALSVLPALRAMPPDRYVHTHQLLGRNWDPTMPVIVLGSFAADAALAAPAGGRGRPVFAAAAVLLLLVSVVSHFGNVPINRRVKGIDPGAVPADWRDPRPLWRRWHLLRTVLAVAAAALNAAGLALL; from the coding sequence GTGAACGGGCCCGCCGTCCTCGCCGCGGGGGTGTGCGTGACCAGCGGTCTGGTCGCCGGGGTGCTGTTCGCGGTGGCGCTGAGCGTGCTGCCCGCGCTCCGCGCCATGCCACCGGACCGGTATGTCCACACGCACCAGCTGCTCGGCCGCAACTGGGACCCGACGATGCCGGTGATCGTCCTCGGCTCGTTCGCCGCCGACGCGGCCCTCGCGGCGCCGGCCGGCGGGCGGGGGCGGCCGGTGTTCGCCGCCGCCGCGGTGCTCCTGCTGCTGGTGTCGGTGGTGTCGCACTTCGGGAACGTGCCGATCAACCGCCGGGTGAAAGGGATCGACCCCGGGGCGGTGCCCGCCGACTGGCGTGACCCCCGGCCGCTGTGGCGGCGCTGGCACCTGCTGCGCACCGTGCTGGCCGTCGCGGCCGCCGCCCTCAACGCCGCCGGACTCGCCCTGCTCTGA
- a CDS encoding LLM class flavin-dependent oxidoreductase, with the protein MDVSMGLPTTVPGVTGAALLECARRADRAGFTSLCAVDRPVHDGYEPLAALAAAAAVTTRIRLASTVLLGSCRGGAAPLAKQLATVDRLSGGRLVVGLAVGDREDDFLAAGVPFRERGRRMDTLVRELRAVWAGEGPVPGVGPRPVHPHGPPLLFGGHSPAAMRRAARYGSGWISGGSSGTAYRELVDRVRQAWVREGRTEPPRVVSLCYVSLGPDGRRQAQEYLHSYYAYIGTKARQAAARAVTDERRLPEVLAGYADAGCDEVVLFPCSAGPEQVDLVAGAVR; encoded by the coding sequence GTGGACGTCTCGATGGGACTGCCGACGACCGTGCCGGGAGTCACCGGCGCGGCGCTGCTGGAATGCGCCCGCCGCGCCGACCGGGCGGGCTTCACCAGCCTGTGCGCCGTGGACCGGCCCGTCCACGACGGCTACGAGCCGCTCGCCGCCCTCGCCGCCGCCGCGGCCGTGACCACCCGCATCCGGCTGGCCAGCACCGTGCTGCTGGGCTCCTGCCGGGGCGGCGCGGCCCCGCTCGCCAAGCAGCTGGCGACGGTGGACCGGCTCAGCGGCGGCCGCCTGGTGGTGGGCCTGGCGGTCGGCGACCGGGAGGACGACTTCCTCGCCGCCGGCGTCCCGTTCCGCGAACGCGGGCGGCGCATGGACACCCTCGTCCGTGAACTGCGGGCGGTGTGGGCGGGCGAGGGGCCCGTTCCCGGCGTCGGCCCCCGGCCGGTGCACCCCCACGGGCCGCCGCTGCTGTTCGGCGGCCACTCGCCGGCGGCGATGCGGCGGGCCGCCCGGTACGGCTCCGGCTGGATCTCCGGGGGCAGTTCGGGCACCGCCTACCGCGAGCTGGTCGACCGGGTCCGGCAGGCGTGGGTGCGGGAGGGACGGACGGAGCCTCCTCGGGTGGTGTCGCTGTGCTACGTCTCCCTCGGCCCGGACGGCCGGCGGCAGGCGCAGGAGTACCTGCACTCCTACTACGCCTACATCGGCACGAAGGCCCGGCAGGCGGCCGCACGGGCCGTCACCGACGAGCGCCGGCTGCCGGAGGTCCTGGCCGGTTATGCGGACGCCGGGTGCGACGAGGTCGTCCTGTTCCCCTGTTCGGCCGGCCCGGAGCAGGTGGACCTGGTGGCCGGGGCGGTGCGGTGA
- a CDS encoding AfsR/SARP family transcriptional regulator encodes MHVKVLGEFEVLRSGVKVTPAAPKLRRVFALLAVEANRAVHTDQLIEELWDDRPPLSAVTTLQTYIYQLRKHLNWSEKATGDGSGAGVKVTLRTTPGGYMLTLPDGALDAVEFERLAALGREQLAAGNFERASLILRQALDLWTSRAFGAVSPGPLLHAHMVRLEELRKLALGHRLEADLQLGRHIDLIGELTTLVTQQPTHEGFQAKLMLGLYRAGRRAEALQAYQRARSVLASELGLEPSAELRRLHQAMLTADPCLDAPADATGTMMVTAKHQQPNQLPLETDHLVGREDALEAVRRTLTDTGRRPTSVVALAVGPPGSGKSVFAVHAAHRVRDAYPDGVLFARLQRDDGSLVPTDEVLADFLRALGLSRALRGASPQEMQAAFRTWTAQRRLLVVLDDVVETHQLDALLPGTGSAMIASSRRLLSHPAVVITTRTAPLADEICQCLLSDVLGDDRLQADLAALGELVKLSGGLPLALRAAASLLQRRPHWPISKLLHLADGDVRRIPPAGRDAPRIADSVGRSFRLLSGAEQAAFRLVAASTESCVSVAGAAALLGVDESAAELLLEDLVEFQLAEAEDIGGMFLYSIRAPFRTVASSLTNRAEDTAYPAPPDDGARVLPTFELARTPAHSA; translated from the coding sequence ATGCATGTCAAGGTGCTAGGGGAGTTCGAGGTTCTGCGGTCCGGGGTGAAGGTGACCCCCGCCGCCCCCAAGTTACGCCGGGTGTTCGCGCTCCTCGCGGTGGAGGCGAACCGTGCGGTGCACACCGATCAGCTCATCGAGGAACTCTGGGACGACAGGCCTCCCCTGAGTGCTGTCACGACCCTCCAGACCTACATCTACCAGTTGCGCAAGCACTTGAACTGGTCGGAGAAGGCGACCGGCGACGGCTCGGGGGCTGGCGTGAAAGTGACGCTTCGTACGACACCCGGTGGGTACATGCTCACCCTTCCCGACGGTGCCCTGGACGCCGTGGAGTTCGAGCGGCTGGCCGCACTGGGACGTGAACAGCTGGCGGCCGGGAATTTCGAGCGGGCTTCCCTCATCTTGCGGCAGGCGCTCGATCTGTGGACCTCGCGGGCATTCGGAGCGGTGAGCCCCGGGCCCTTGTTGCACGCCCATATGGTGCGCCTTGAAGAATTGCGGAAGCTAGCCCTCGGACACCGATTAGAGGCCGACTTACAACTCGGCCGTCATATCGACCTGATAGGTGAACTCACCACCTTGGTCACGCAACAACCCACGCACGAGGGATTCCAGGCGAAACTCATGCTGGGCCTCTACCGGGCGGGACGGCGCGCGGAGGCGCTCCAGGCCTACCAGCGGGCCCGCTCGGTGCTCGCCTCCGAACTCGGGCTGGAGCCGTCCGCCGAGCTGCGGCGCCTCCACCAGGCCATGCTGACCGCGGACCCCTGCCTCGACGCGCCGGCCGACGCCACCGGCACGATGATGGTCACCGCCAAGCACCAGCAGCCCAACCAACTGCCGCTGGAGACCGATCACTTGGTCGGCAGGGAGGACGCGCTCGAGGCGGTGCGGCGCACCCTGACCGACACCGGACGCCGGCCCACCTCGGTCGTCGCCCTGGCCGTCGGCCCGCCGGGCTCCGGCAAATCGGTGTTCGCCGTCCACGCCGCCCACCGGGTACGGGACGCGTACCCCGACGGCGTGCTCTTCGCCCGGCTCCAGCGGGACGACGGTTCGCTGGTGCCGACCGACGAGGTCCTCGCCGACTTCCTGCGCGCCCTGGGCCTGAGCCGGGCCCTTCGGGGGGCGTCCCCGCAGGAGATGCAGGCCGCCTTCCGTACGTGGACGGCGCAGCGCCGGCTGCTGGTGGTCCTGGACGACGTCGTCGAAACCCACCAGCTCGACGCCCTGTTGCCGGGTACGGGATCGGCCATGATCGCCTCCAGCCGCCGTCTGCTGTCGCATCCCGCGGTGGTGATCACCACGCGCACCGCCCCGCTGGCCGACGAGATCTGCCAGTGCCTGCTCAGCGACGTGCTGGGCGACGACCGCCTCCAGGCGGACCTCGCGGCACTGGGGGAGCTGGTCAAACTCTCGGGGGGCCTGCCGCTGGCCCTGCGGGCGGCCGCCAGTCTCCTCCAGCGCCGCCCCCACTGGCCGATCAGCAAGCTGTTGCACCTGGCCGACGGCGATGTGCGGCGCATACCCCCGGCCGGCCGTGACGCGCCGCGCATAGCCGACAGCGTGGGGCGCTCCTTTCGCCTGCTGTCCGGTGCCGAACAGGCCGCGTTCCGCCTGGTGGCCGCGAGCACCGAGTCCTGTGTGTCGGTCGCCGGGGCGGCCGCACTGCTCGGCGTGGACGAGTCGGCGGCCGAACTGCTCCTGGAGGACCTGGTGGAGTTCCAGCTGGCGGAGGCCGAGGACATCGGAGGGATGTTCCTCTACTCGATCAGGGCCCCGTTCCGCACCGTGGCGTCCAGCCTGACCAACCGGGCCGAGGACACCGCCTACCCGGCGCCGCCCGACGACGGCGCCCGCGTGCTGCCCACCTTCGAACTCGCCCGTACCCCCGCCCATTCGGCCTGA
- a CDS encoding methyltransferase, which yields MTNRHRTDAPQWAKATALGMGFATAKILLTALELGVFTVLADGPRTQEQLRKELELHGRGLDDFLAALTAFGLLVRTGDGYRNAPVAARHLVRGPHYDGGFLEGANAVLYPAWGGLTSALRTGAPQNTGDFEEMLDRPERRRMYHGMMDSLSAPLAPGIAEALDWSRHTSVTDVGGARGNLVSLLLHAHPHLSGVVFDRPQNGPDVAEHAARTGVGDRVSFVGGDFFTDALPPGDVVVIGHVLADFSEAQRTALIRSAYRSLRPGGALVVYDPMPDTARPDPLALIGSLHMLVMSPAGAGYPPHRCAEWLTQAGFCDVSVRPAVLGNTLVVGHRAAGT from the coding sequence ATGACGAACCGGCACCGCACCGACGCGCCGCAGTGGGCAAAGGCCACCGCCCTGGGAATGGGGTTCGCGACGGCCAAGATCCTGCTCACGGCGCTGGAACTGGGGGTGTTCACCGTCCTCGCCGACGGCCCGCGCACCCAGGAGCAGCTGCGCAAGGAGCTGGAGCTGCACGGCCGCGGACTCGATGACTTCCTCGCCGCCCTGACCGCGTTCGGCCTGCTGGTAAGGACCGGCGACGGCTACCGCAACGCCCCGGTCGCCGCACGGCACCTGGTGCGCGGCCCGCACTACGACGGGGGCTTCCTCGAGGGCGCCAACGCCGTCCTCTACCCCGCCTGGGGAGGGCTGACGTCCGCCCTGCGTACCGGGGCGCCGCAGAACACCGGCGACTTCGAGGAGATGCTGGACCGGCCCGAACGGCGCCGGATGTACCACGGCATGATGGACTCCCTCAGCGCCCCGCTGGCGCCCGGTATCGCCGAGGCGCTGGACTGGAGCCGCCACACCTCCGTCACCGATGTCGGCGGGGCCCGCGGCAACCTCGTGTCGCTGCTGCTGCACGCTCACCCGCACCTGAGCGGGGTGGTCTTCGACCGGCCGCAGAACGGGCCCGACGTCGCCGAGCACGCCGCGCGGACGGGCGTCGGCGACCGCGTCTCCTTCGTCGGCGGTGACTTCTTCACCGATGCCCTGCCGCCCGGCGACGTGGTGGTCATCGGGCACGTGCTGGCCGACTTCTCCGAGGCACAACGCACCGCGCTGATCCGCTCGGCGTACCGGTCGCTGCGCCCCGGCGGCGCCCTGGTGGTCTACGACCCCATGCCCGACACCGCGCGGCCGGACCCGCTCGCCCTGATCGGCAGCCTCCACATGCTGGTGATGTCGCCGGCCGGTGCCGGCTACCCGCCGCACCGGTGCGCCGAGTGGCTCACGCAGGCGGGCTTCTGCGACGTCTCCGTACGGCCGGCCGTCCTCGGCAACACACTCGTGGTGGGCCACCGGGCCGCCGGTACCTGA
- a CDS encoding NAD(P)-dependent oxidoreductase, translated as MTGPVAVIGLGGMGGGMARALLGAGYAVTVYNRTRQKAEPLERAGAVLASSAAEAGACADTVLLSLADEPAVEEVLFGELVWRLRPQTVLIDTTTVSPSYARTTATRLAASGVRRLETCVMGNPAMAAEGKLRLFVSGDRAALDTVEDVLSALSQEVRYLGGAGRASALKLALNLLLGIQTAGLAETAAFAEAAGLDRELLLDVVLHSGWRSPVLGFRAEFMRRRVYRPAGFRTALMHKDLELALDQAAAYQMELPLGHEAVTRFGSALAAGHADDDAAAVVEVAPPSKENRR; from the coding sequence GTGACCGGGCCGGTGGCCGTGATCGGGCTGGGCGGCATGGGCGGGGGCATGGCCCGGGCCCTGCTCGGCGCCGGATACGCGGTGACGGTGTACAACCGCACCCGTCAGAAGGCCGAACCCCTGGAGCGGGCGGGCGCGGTCCTCGCGTCCTCCGCCGCGGAGGCCGGCGCCTGCGCCGACACGGTGCTGCTCAGCCTGGCGGACGAACCGGCCGTGGAGGAGGTGCTGTTCGGCGAGCTGGTCTGGCGGCTGCGCCCGCAGACCGTGCTGATCGACACCACCACGGTCTCCCCGTCCTACGCGCGCACCACCGCCACCCGTCTCGCCGCCTCCGGGGTGCGGCGCCTGGAGACGTGCGTCATGGGCAACCCCGCCATGGCGGCCGAGGGAAAGCTGCGGCTCTTCGTCTCGGGCGACCGGGCGGCCCTGGACACGGTGGAGGACGTCCTGTCCGCGCTCTCCCAGGAAGTGCGTTACCTGGGCGGGGCGGGCCGGGCGAGCGCCCTGAAGCTGGCCCTCAACCTCCTCCTCGGCATCCAGACCGCGGGGCTGGCGGAGACCGCCGCCTTCGCCGAGGCGGCCGGGCTCGACCGCGAACTGCTGCTGGACGTCGTGCTCCACAGCGGCTGGCGCTCACCCGTGCTGGGCTTCCGCGCCGAGTTCATGCGGCGCCGGGTCTACCGGCCGGCCGGCTTCCGCACCGCCCTGATGCACAAGGACCTGGAACTCGCCCTCGACCAGGCCGCCGCCTACCAGATGGAACTGCCCCTCGGCCACGAGGCGGTCACCCGCTTCGGATCGGCCCTCGCGGCCGGCCACGCCGACGACGACGCCGCCGCCGTCGTGGAGGTCGCGCCCCCGTCGAAGGAGAACCGCCGATGA
- a CDS encoding SchA/CurD-like domain-containing protein has protein sequence MPYAAITYRVKPGHEDEIAELFAGFRRVDTPDFRDAQGAHAGRLLGTAVFLSDDVLVRVIHYEGDFQAIARHMAAQRGVHLIEERLAPYLAHPRDTSTTEGFTGYFRDATMRCLAQLSVETHPSGEPAA, from the coding sequence ATGCCGTACGCGGCCATCACCTACCGGGTCAAGCCCGGCCACGAGGACGAGATCGCCGAACTGTTCGCCGGCTTCCGGCGCGTGGACACCCCGGACTTCCGCGACGCGCAGGGCGCCCACGCCGGACGACTGCTGGGAACGGCGGTCTTCCTCAGCGACGACGTGCTGGTGCGGGTCATCCACTACGAGGGCGACTTCCAGGCCATCGCCCGCCACATGGCCGCCCAGCGCGGCGTCCACCTCATCGAGGAGCGGCTGGCGCCCTACCTCGCCCACCCCCGCGACACCTCCACCACCGAGGGCTTCACCGGCTACTTCCGTGACGCGACCATGCGCTGCCTCGCGCAGCTGTCCGTCGAGACCCACCCGAGCGGGGAGCCGGCGGCGTGA
- a CDS encoding SDR family NAD(P)-dependent oxidoreductase: MDQNLAGKRVLVTGGTRGIGRCTVLALARAGARVVTCHHSPDDDAESLRRELKELGTASQVLRCDVTDAADVTRLAGVCRDVLGGLDVLVNNVGVDGPVPFENIEEGEWHRMFDHNVTAPYLVTRAALGLLADGASIVNVGSSVALRGRSNGVHYTASKAALIGFTRALCKEVGSRGIRVNTVAPGLTETEPGAGLPPAAVERIVGMTALGRICRPQDVAGAVLFLAGDTSRYVTGHTLNVDGGI; the protein is encoded by the coding sequence GTGGATCAGAACCTGGCCGGCAAACGCGTACTGGTCACCGGCGGAACCCGGGGCATCGGGCGCTGCACGGTCCTCGCCCTCGCCCGGGCCGGCGCCCGGGTCGTCACCTGCCACCACTCGCCGGACGACGACGCCGAGAGCCTGCGCCGGGAGCTGAAGGAGCTGGGCACCGCCTCGCAGGTCCTGCGGTGCGACGTGACCGACGCCGCCGACGTGACCCGGCTGGCCGGCGTCTGCCGGGACGTCCTGGGCGGGCTCGACGTGCTGGTCAACAACGTCGGGGTGGACGGCCCCGTGCCCTTCGAGAACATCGAGGAGGGCGAGTGGCACCGCATGTTCGACCACAACGTGACGGCGCCGTACCTGGTCACCCGGGCCGCGCTCGGGCTGCTCGCCGACGGGGCCTCGATCGTCAACGTCGGCTCCTCGGTCGCCCTGCGCGGCCGGTCCAACGGCGTGCACTACACCGCCTCGAAGGCCGCCCTGATCGGCTTCACCCGCGCCCTGTGCAAGGAGGTGGGCTCCCGCGGCATCCGCGTCAACACCGTGGCCCCGGGCCTCACCGAAACCGAACCGGGGGCCGGCCTGCCGCCGGCCGCCGTGGAGCGCATCGTCGGCATGACGGCGCTCGGCCGGATCTGCCGCCCCCAGGACGTCGCCGGCGCGGTCCTCTTCCTGGCCGGTGACACCTCCCGTTACGTCACCGGCCACACCCTCAACGTCGACGGAGGCATCTGA